One part of the Haliotis asinina isolate JCU_RB_2024 chromosome 2, JCU_Hal_asi_v2, whole genome shotgun sequence genome encodes these proteins:
- the LOC137271673 gene encoding uncharacterized protein encodes MGDRGDLSESHDDQLHQVPELVTDFVEMYIGEADPQDQPQETPDTRHAEDTGAATPVSDHHNQSLSSTAEGDTNFSDAKESFSETCQAIFGCGPSSLPGSLAGSPSCVPGSLTGGPSCVPRSLADRLSILPGSLPDNPSFLPESPTNNPSFLLGLPSDMPSTLPGPLANNPSILPAPPADSPSIHAGPPVNNLSTLPGPPADNLSTLPGPLAKTTSVLPRPPTDKPLILPGSLPINPSDVPRSLANIPSTLLGLQADRPVYVPGSHADNPFYLPGPRALSPSSHHSSLSDTSSSTFSSSPASPSWSYGSSSSGCSPVSDVDNSDTNQLDVSSSSQSSSSSSDSEDHVSRYTARTIQYKTVADQSDLKGQVLNYFEQKFVSPKNEIRDVQPCPTFNQTSSFTAACVSPDGNYTNELKSPLCYKDVRPKETTSVLPTSANMSHSTPTDHEPLRVVPLENEPEKRLLCDFGTPVSERGSHDSFGLETVHEVSSRPDVKNNVGDKEISITMKQNDERTSPKRHFPQTKFENISRWKRGDNVKDFERMFPIPRLTRRNKCSSGVFVSPGSVGARHFKRLSDEFTGSESAIGALCVPSKKMKTDTPAKSRTRKRLGK; translated from the coding sequence ATGGGAGACAGGGGCGATTTATCCGAGAGCCATGACGACCAGCTCCACCAGGTGCCAGAGCTTGTCACGGACTTCGTGGAGATGTACATTGGAGAAGCAGACCCCCAAGACCAACCACAAGAGACACCAGACACGAGGCATGCTGAAGACACAGGTGCCGCGACGCCCGTCTCCGATCATCATAACCAGTCGTTGAGCTCCACAGCTGAAGGTGATACCAATTTTTCGGATGCTAAGGAATCGTTCTCTGAAACATGCCAGGCTATATTTGGGTGTGGACCTTCCTCTCTCCCCGGTTCGCTCGCAGGCAGTCCTTCCTGTGTGCCTGGATCGCTTACTGGTGGTCCTTCCTGTGTCCCCAGATCGCTCGCAGACAGGCTTTCAATCCTCCCAGGATCGCTCCCCGACAACCCCTCATTCCTCCCAGAATCACCTACCAACAATCCTTCATTCCTCCTTGGATTGCCCTCCGACATGCCTTCAACTCTCCCAGGACCGCTCGCTAACAACCCTTCAATCCTTCCTGCACCGCCTGCAGACAGTCCTTCAATCCACGCAGGACCGCCCGTCAACAATCTTTCAACCCTCCCAGGACCGCCCGCCGACAATCTTTCAACCCTCCCTGGACCGCTTGCCAAAACGACTTCAGTTCTCCCTAGACCGCCCACAGACAAGCCTTTAATTCTCCCTGGATCACTTCCCATCAATCCTTCCGATGTACCCAGATCTCTCGCCAACATTCCTTCAACACTCCTCGGACTGCAAGCGGACAGGCCAGTCTATGTTCCCGGATCGCACGCTGACAATCCTTTCTATCTTCCAGGTCCGCGCGCCCTAAGTCCTTCCTCTCATCATAGTTCCCTCTCCGACACTTCTTCCTCCACCTTCTCCTCTTCTCCCGCCTCTCCCTCGTGGTCATATGGGTCCAGTTCCTCCGGCTGCAGTCCGGTGTCCGACGTGGACAACTCCGACACCAACCAACTAGACGTCTCCAGTAGCAGCCAAAGCTCATCCAGTTCAAGTGATTCCGAAGATCATGTATCCCGATATACGGCACGTACGATTCAGTACAAGACTGTAGCTGATCAATCGGACCTGAAAGGCCAGGTTTTGAATTACTTTGAACAAAAGTTTGTTTCTCCTAAGAACGAAATCCGGGATGTCCAACCTTGCCCCACCTTTAACCAGACTAGTAGCTTCACAGCCGCTTGTGTTTCTCCAGATGGCAATTATACCAATGAATTGAAATCCCCTTTATGTTATAAAGACGTTCGACCAAAGGAAACAACGTCAGTTCTACCCACCAGTGCTAACATGTCGCATTCCACACCAACAGACCATGAACCACTAAGAGTTGTGCCCCTTGAAAATGAACCGGAAAAACGACTCCTTTGTGACTTTGGTACTCCCGTTTCTGAAAGGGGAAGTCACGATAGTTTCGGGTTGGAAACTGTACATGAAGTCAGTTCACGACCGGATGTAAAAAACAATGTAGGTGATAAAGAGATATCAATCACCATGAAACAAAACGATGAACGTACATCACCGAAACGTCATTTTCCGCAAACgaagtttgaaaacatttcaagatGGAAAAGAGGCGATAACGTTAAAGATTTTGAAAGAATGTTTCCAATTCCAAGATTGACAAGAAGAAACAAATGCTCTTCTGGAGTATTTGTGTCTCCGGGTAGCGTCGGTGCAAGACATTTCAAACGGTTGAGTGATGAGTTCACGGGGTCGGAAAGCGCCATTGGCGCTCTTTGTGTGCCCTCGAAGAAGATGAAGACAGACACTCCCGCCAAGAGTCGCACCAGAAAGAGGCTGGGAAAGTGA
- the LOC137273450 gene encoding E3 ubiquitin-protein ligase HECTD3-like, whose product MLIPQARRRLARIRCLQECIDCFNTRKCLPESLCYVPAELVYYSPHKTSLTLTEEGTKKTRQFSCTPESRLYVSGEELCDSQGKWLKVKKIQASPSSEAEVFDTDMWLLLFSSRSSTEDAPTVVPAPSTPTQGSSGADQVKPEINVSTWQEVVEQQYMLQFPACSKTVTEPDRDAVARLQALPPGWTLEHDESLVSFMSQHLPCENDQLGSMKSYVESIDVSSYCDEDGPLNLTDGDADTFWESDGNQGQHWIQLRMKKGTIIKKLSITVDGSDDNYLPSRLVIQGGEQDNLKILNTVNIENTVSDQQDVALLGTMTEHYPIIMIRIKECKTGGIDTRIRAIKLVSTEERSLGFDRDFFGRENLVRFPLLESYNSDQLYRRSICLQRFITILDSVLQHLVPSWQFSIGSYNSLEIVRQLLPLSKKRLSLIDTFLKTSATEPPEKPVVYVNRRAAMEHRCEPHLDTDYKNSVFMQLYEGLKPRERSSDPLDYRWSARHDQWWECKFLSEGIIDQGGGFRDSLSDLAEELCPTSKDGPVSLPFFIRAPNQTQEDASVSCDVYIPNPQCQEFEKYEWLGQIMGACFRGRESLILSLSAFVWKKLVGENVTWVNDFQTVDASEVKVINTIKTMDEQTFSALERQWSLTLSDGTSVSLKVDSDGNALSLKYEDRDEYCREVQKIRMAESDQQIRALQRGLLKTIPKAVLDLLPWQELETRVCGDPEITIEALKRATHYDDMEETDIRVKYLWEALKKFTNEDRSRFLRFVTGRRRLPAPLYISSGKGDAIDSLPESSTCANMLYLPYYSNAKLAEEKLRYAAYNCIAIDTDMNPWED is encoded by the coding sequence ATGCTAATACCTCAGGCGAGACGCCGCTTGGCAAGAATACGATGTCTGCAAGAATGCATCGACTGTTTTAATACAAGGAAATGTCTCCCTGAGAGTTTGTGTTACGTCCCGGCTGAGCTTGTATACTATTCACCACACAagacatcactgacactgacagaaGAGGGCACCAAGAAAACCCGTCAATTCTCGTGCACACCAGAATCTCGCTTATACGTCAGTGGTGAGGAACTGTGCGATTCTCAAGGTAAATGgttaaaagtgaaaaaaattcAAGCTTCACCTAGCTCAGAAGCTGAGGTGTTTGACACTGATATGTGGCTCCTGCTGTTCAGCAGTCGAAGTTCAACAGAAGACGCACCCACGGTTGTACCAGCCCCCTCTACCCCGACCCAGGGATCGTCAGGTGCAGACCAAGTAAAACCTGAAATAAATGTTTCAACTTGGCAGGAAGTGGTTGAGCAACAGTACATGCTGCAGTTTCCAGCTTGCAGCAAGACAGTTACAGAACCAGACCGTGACGCTGTAGCCAGACTGCAAGCTCTTCCACCAGGTTGGACTCTGGAACATGATGAGTCTCTTGTCAGCTTCATGTCACAACATCTCCCCTGTGAAAATGACCAACTAGGTAGCATGAAAAGCTATGTTGAGTCCATAGATGTATCTTCTTACTGTGATGAAGATGGACCACTGAATCTGACGGATGGGGATGCGGACACATTTTGGGAAAGTGATGGTAACCAAGGGCAACACTGGATACAGCTGCGGATGAAGAAAGGAACCATAATTAAAAAATTAAGCATCACTGTTGATGGGTCTGATGATAATTATCTGCCATCACGACTTGTAATTCAAGGTGGAGAACAAGATAATCTGAAGATTCTCAATACAGTAAATATTGAGAATACTGTGAGCGATCAACAGGATGTTGCTCTGCTGGGCACCATGACAGAACATTATCCCATCATCATGATCAGGATCAAGGAATGCAAGACTGGTGGAATAGACACCAGAATTCGTGCAATCAAGTTGGTATCTACTGAAGAACGTTCCCTTGGATTTGACAGAGATTTCTTTGGTAGGGAGAATCTTGTGAGATTTCCTCTTCTTGAATCATACAATTCTGATCAACTGTACAGAAGATCCATTTGCCTTCAGAGATTCATTACAATCCTTGACAGTGTTCTTCAGCATCTGGTACCATCTTGGCAGTTTTCAATAGGATCGTACAACTCTCTGGAAATTGTGAGACAGCTTCTTCCCCTGTCAAAGAAGCGCCTGTCTCTGATAGACACCTTCCTTAAGACATCAGCTACAGAACCACCAGAGAAGCCAGTTGTGTATGTGAACCGAAGAGCAGCTATGGAACACAGATGTGAACCTCATCTAGATACTGACTACAAAAATTCAGTGTTCATGCAATTGTATGAAGGGCTTAAGCCACGAGAGCGCTCGTCTGATCCTCTGGATTATAGATGGTCTGCTCGTCATGACCAATGGTGGGAGTGTAAGTTCTTGTCAGAAGGGATCATTGATCAAGGGGGTGGATTCAGGGACAGCCTGTCTGACCTAGCGGAAGAGCTGTGCCCAACATCCAAAGATGGACCAGTCTCCCTGCCATTCTTCATCCGAGCACCGAACCAAACCCAAGAAGATGCTAGTGTCTCTTGTGATGTTTACATTCCAAACCCACAATGTCAGGAGTTTGAAAAGTATGAGTGGCTTGGCCAGATTATGGGAGCTTGCTTCCGTGGACGTGAAAGCCTGATTCTCTCACTCTCTGCCTTTGTTTGGAAGAAGCTGGTAGGAGAAAATGTCACTTGGGTAAATGACTTTCAGACTGTGGATGCATCTGAAGTGAAGGTTATCAACACCATTAAGACCATGGATGAACAGACATTCTCTGCCCTTGAGAGACAATGGAGCCTCACACTGAGCGATGGCACAAGCGTCAGCCTCAAGGTTGACTCAGATGGAAATGCCCTGTCACTGAAATATGAGGACAGGGATGAATACTGCAGAGAAGTTCAGAAGATCCGAATGGCAGAAAGTGACCAACAGATCCGGGCACTCCAGagagggttgctgaagaccattccAAAGGCTGTCCTTGACCTTCTTCCATGGCAGGAACTAGAAACGCGTGTGTGTGGAGACCCGGAGATCACCATTGAGGCTCTTAAAAGGGCCACCCACTATGACGACATGGAGGAGACTGACATTAGAGTGAAGTACCTCTGGGAAGCATTGAAGAAGTTTACAAACGAGGATCGTAGTCGGTTCCTTCGCTTTGTGACTGGTCGCCGACGACTCCCAGCTCCACTGTACATATCTTCAGGAAAAGGGGACGCTATTGACTCTCTGCCGGAATCTTCCACATGTGCTAACATGTTATATCTTCCCTACTACTCTAATGCCAAGTTGGCAGAGGAGAAGCTACGTTATGCTGCATATAACTGTATAGCAATCGATACAGACATGAATCCATGGGAAGATTAA